From a single Fusobacterium pseudoperiodonticum genomic region:
- a CDS encoding UvrD-helicase domain-containing protein: MILEGLAALFGLALLSGSDKEEKKKKLIKKEKKEIAQKMIGLLKIALEEKMEKRGEYFEKNLKEQYNNIKIKIDNLLKEKEKYKGLKFYINNFKYKKYISKFEKLKDDFKVFNEYFDIIEDYQEYVEKLNNLFLSEEELKILNQEYVEKELNKNKEFFSNIDEKSLDEQQRKAIVIDEDNNLIVAGAGSGKTLTISGKVKYLVEKKNIDPKDILLITFTKSAAKEMTERVNKVGIEVEATTFHSLGLKISGYLENKEYEVLAKSYKILSDKTIKNILSNSDETIDALLEYSSYYVKDNETILDEKFKTKSDYLYTLNDLYTLREKTKNNLYECILKFKALFYKKFKKTEGFSKEYCLNLLNTLPNTKMIIELFNELKRQYFNFNEKELNDIKVFLDTMKNEYKNPKDFFEYLFLNEKLKSYNGIEVKSQEERSISNFLFLNGIKFKYETLYKNGEYIKPENSYKTIRGYTPDFYLPEYDIYIEHFGVDSDMKAHQYTESENKNYEKAIKWKRETHKLNGTDLIETYSFYQKEGILNKKLEEELKKRGVKFNPLTKEEKKLLLMINSNDEEFSAFCKLVNTFLTLFKAKNLKKGDLLKFKDEAMKENFYTSRKHLLFFKMFEPLYDYYNEKLKENKQIDFNDMINKAIDNLNNNSIEIIKKNSLNYKYIIIDEFQDTSISKFKLVKSIRDKMKECKIFTVGDDWQSIYRFAGSDISIFTEFEKYFGKTEVSFIEKTYRNSQELIDVAQNFIMKNENQLKKNLKSDKSLANPLLLKKIDKKDKDKIVFDILKTIAKENLNKKREVLILARNKYSFQQLDGKYFLVNNEDIKIEASNFINDKELKKLKYLKNIKLSIKTVHSSKGLEADEVILIDVDDDIIGFPNKITDDSVLGYVLSKADSFLFGEERRLFYVALTRTRNRCFILFDEKTPSYFVKELYEIKNKNLALLKDKKICKKCGSYMVKRINSKTNEEFFGCFHYPKCKYTESSK; encoded by the coding sequence ATGATTTTAGAGGGATTAGCAGCATTATTTGGATTAGCTTTATTATCAGGGAGTGATAAAGAGGAGAAAAAAAAGAAATTAATAAAAAAAGAAAAAAAAGAAATTGCCCAAAAAATGATAGGCTTATTAAAAATTGCTTTAGAAGAAAAAATGGAAAAAAGGGGAGAGTATTTTGAAAAGAACTTAAAAGAGCAATATAATAATATAAAAATAAAAATTGATAATTTACTAAAAGAAAAAGAAAAATATAAAGGATTAAAATTCTATATAAATAATTTTAAATATAAAAAATATATTTCAAAATTTGAAAAATTAAAAGATGATTTTAAAGTTTTTAATGAATATTTTGATATTATAGAGGACTATCAAGAATATGTGGAAAAATTAAATAATCTTTTTCTATCTGAAGAAGAACTTAAAATTTTAAATCAAGAATATGTAGAAAAAGAATTAAATAAAAATAAAGAATTTTTTTCTAATATAGATGAAAAATCTTTAGATGAACAGCAAAGAAAAGCAATAGTTATAGATGAAGATAATAACCTTATAGTAGCAGGAGCTGGTTCAGGAAAGACATTAACAATTTCTGGAAAAGTTAAATATTTAGTTGAAAAAAAGAATATAGATCCTAAAGATATTCTTTTAATAACATTTACAAAAAGTGCAGCCAAAGAAATGACAGAAAGAGTAAATAAAGTAGGGATTGAAGTAGAGGCTACTACATTTCATTCATTGGGGCTAAAAATTTCAGGTTATCTAGAAAATAAAGAATATGAAGTTTTAGCAAAATCTTATAAAATTTTGAGTGATAAAACAATAAAAAATATATTGTCTAATAGCGATGAAACAATAGATGCTTTACTGGAATATAGTAGTTACTATGTGAAAGATAATGAAACTATTTTAGATGAAAAATTTAAAACCAAGAGTGATTACTTATATACATTAAATGACTTATATACATTAAGAGAAAAAACTAAAAATAATCTATATGAATGTATTCTAAAATTTAAAGCATTGTTCTACAAAAAATTTAAAAAAACTGAGGGTTTTTCAAAAGAATATTGTCTTAATTTACTAAATACATTGCCAAATACAAAAATGATAATTGAGTTATTTAATGAATTAAAGAGACAATATTTCAATTTTAATGAAAAAGAACTAAATGATATTAAAGTTTTTTTAGATACTATGAAGAATGAATATAAAAATCCAAAAGATTTTTTTGAATATTTATTTTTAAATGAAAAATTAAAAAGTTACAATGGGATTGAAGTAAAAAGTCAAGAAGAAAGAAGTATTTCAAATTTTTTATTTTTAAATGGAATAAAATTTAAATATGAAACATTATACAAAAATGGTGAATATATAAAACCTGAAAATAGTTATAAAACAATAAGAGGCTATACTCCAGATTTCTACCTTCCAGAATATGATATTTATATAGAACATTTTGGTGTAGATAGTGATATGAAAGCACATCAATATACAGAAAGTGAAAATAAAAATTATGAAAAAGCAATAAAGTGGAAAAGAGAAACTCACAAATTAAATGGAACAGATTTAATAGAAACTTATTCTTTTTATCAAAAAGAAGGTATTTTAAATAAAAAATTGGAAGAAGAGTTAAAGAAAAGAGGTGTAAAATTTAATCCTTTAACAAAAGAAGAAAAAAAATTATTGTTGATGATAAATAGCAATGATGAAGAGTTTTCAGCATTTTGTAAGTTAGTAAATACATTTTTAACTCTTTTTAAAGCTAAAAATTTAAAAAAAGGTGATTTGTTAAAATTTAAAGATGAAGCAATGAAAGAAAATTTTTATACAAGTCGAAAGCATTTACTATTTTTTAAAATGTTTGAACCACTATATGATTATTATAATGAGAAATTAAAAGAAAATAAACAAATTGACTTTAATGATATGATAAATAAAGCCATTGATAATTTAAATAATAATTCAATAGAAATTATTAAGAAAAACAGTCTAAACTATAAATATATTATTATTGATGAATTTCAAGATACTTCAATATCAAAATTTAAATTAGTAAAGTCCATACGCGATAAAATGAAAGAATGTAAAATTTTTACAGTTGGTGATGATTGGCAGTCTATTTATAGATTTGCAGGTTCAGATATATCAATTTTTACTGAATTTGAAAAATATTTTGGAAAAACAGAAGTAAGTTTTATAGAAAAGACTTATAGAAATTCTCAAGAACTAATTGATGTCGCTCAAAATTTTATTATGAAAAATGAAAATCAATTAAAGAAAAATCTAAAATCAGATAAGAGTTTGGCTAATCCTTTATTGTTAAAGAAAATCGATAAAAAAGATAAAGATAAAATAGTATTCGATATCTTAAAAACTATAGCCAAAGAGAATCTGAATAAGAAAAGAGAGGTGTTAATTTTAGCAAGAAATAAATATAGTTTTCAACAGCTGGATGGAAAATATTTTTTGGTAAATAATGAAGATATAAAAATAGAAGCAAGTAATTTTATAAATGATAAAGAATTAAAAAAACTTAAATATTTAAAAAATATAAAATTAAGCATAAAAACAGTACATTCATCTAAGGGGCTGGAAGCTGATGAGGTAATCCTTATAGATGTAGATGATGATATAATTGGATTTCCAAATAAAATAACTGATGATAGTGTTCTTGGGTATGTTTTATCAAAAGCTGATAGTTTCCTATTTGGAGAAGAAAGAAGACTATTTTATGTAGCACTAACTAGAACAAGAAATAGATGTTTTATTTTGTTTGATGAAAAAACTCCTTCTTATTTTGTAAAAGAATTGTATGAAATTAAAAATAAAAATTTGGCTTTGTTAAAAGATAAAAAAATTTGTAAAAAATGTGGTTCTTATATGGTTAAAAGAATTAATTCAAAAACTAATGAAGAATTTTTTGGTTGTTTTCATTATCCAAAATGCAAGTATACAGAGTCTTCTAAATAG
- a CDS encoding Fic family protein, which yields MKKIELYKSFLNSKRPIQKSILSRIENTLRNDFIYNTNAIEGNSLTRQETEVILEYGVTVKGKPLKDHLEVKGQEYAINFLNNIIKENEVLSPRLIKEFHSLILGPVDPEIAGQFKKFKNKIVGSTFETSDPIFVEEDLEKILKDYFSSTENAIEKIAKFHANFEKIHPFSDGNGRTGRLIMNFELMKAGYPICIIKNEDRLEYSNSLNEAQANNNYNEIIKFVEENLEKTFEFYFEHISNNWQEEFEVFCKGGNI from the coding sequence ATGAAAAAAATAGAACTTTATAAAAGTTTTTTAAACTCAAAAAGACCTATTCAAAAATCTATACTTTCCAGAATAGAAAATACTTTAAGAAATGATTTTATATATAATACTAATGCTATTGAAGGGAATTCACTTACAAGACAGGAAACAGAAGTTATATTAGAATACGGAGTAACTGTAAAAGGGAAACCTCTAAAAGATCATCTTGAAGTAAAAGGACAAGAATATGCTATTAACTTTTTAAATAATATAATTAAAGAAAATGAAGTTTTATCTCCTAGACTTATTAAAGAATTTCATAGTCTTATTTTGGGGCCAGTTGATCCTGAGATTGCTGGGCAATTTAAAAAATTTAAAAACAAGATAGTGGGTTCAACTTTTGAGACCTCTGATCCTATTTTTGTGGAAGAAGATTTAGAAAAAATTTTAAAAGATTATTTTTCTTCAACTGAAAATGCTATTGAAAAGATAGCTAAATTTCATGCTAATTTTGAAAAAATACATCCTTTTTCTGATGGAAATGGAAGAACAGGTAGATTGATAATGAACTTTGAGCTTATGAAAGCAGGATATCCTATCTGTATAATAAAAAATGAAGATAGATTAGAATATTCCAATAGTTTAAATGAGGCTCAAGCAAATAATAACTACAATGAAATTATAAAATTTGTTGAAGAAAATTTAGAAAAAACTTTTGAATTTTACTTTGAGCATATTTCTAATAATTGGCAGGAAGAATTTGAAGTGTTTTGTAAGGGAGGAAATATATGA